The window agcaaaagCACGCCCTGAATGACCCGGTCAAACAGGGCtacggcttctcttgcagacgggaCACATTATCCGTTTTCCCGGGACCCGTTTTCCGGGTCCTTCTAAGCGGGAAGCTCATGTACTGTTGCTTTGAATGGGGGAGGCCACACTGTCCTTGAAAACAGGTAGTACCGGGAAGCGCCGGGAACATGCTGTCGGTCGTCCCGTCGCCGGGATGTAGGGACGGGAGACAACAACACATGCATTCCAGTGGGTGAGGCTACACTGTCCAGTCGTGCGGGTCCCGTTTTGCTTGTAGTCCGTAGCTCGAGGAGACCATGTTTCATACTGATCGTTTTATACCATACCGGTGTCTGGGACATGGCATCCAAAAATTATATGGACCGAAATGAGCGAAAAAAAAAGTTGGGAAGAGATCGGAAAAGGAACGTGTGCAACGTGGGATGAATTGGGACCACAAGAAAAGCTACAGCAAGGCACgtgcatatatttattatttgttaattaaataTTCGTTTGACAGAACGAGATGGCACAGCTGTAAAAAGTTTTCTTTGCATTATGGAGGAtgctggttcgaatcccattttgtGAATTCTCATTTTCGTTTTCTATACTTTTTAGAGATCACGCCACATCATTTTGAGAATTACCTCGATGTATCGAGACGTGAAGCCCGCTAAGTATGCTATAAATTGTTTTTAGTTAATTACGTTTCCCGATTCAAGTTCAATTACTTAACTTAATAAATTGTAAAAGACGATATTTCAGATAGGCCGAATATAAACAAATGTATCACATCATACATTTATTCATGGagcattataatttttaaaaatgtagatATGCATTAATTTCTTATTATAGATACTGCTTTTCACTAACACCGACTCTATTAGAACATTGTTCGAGTGATTAGTTAAATAAAATGGATCCAGTTAAGTCtcatttgcatatttatttacaactatATTTACAGCATTAACTTACATGTTGTGTTTCAATATTTcttgtttgtttattaaattatgaCAATACGCGGAAAATTTTATTCATGGTAAATTATAAACATACTTAATAAAACTGTGTTTATGTTGTTCTTACACGACAAAAGTAAATCATAACTATACTATCTGCTTGCAAATTCAAGTAAAAAAtaccaaacaaaattattaaatattccatTTAAGTGTGCTTTGaaccaaaaatatttcataatgttatattttttaccaAACATGGTCAACATTTGTGTGCATTAAACTACAATGATATTCCTGGAATTAAAACATACGTTCCATAGTTTTTACATAATTGCGCGTCGAAATACAGATATAGGTGCAACTCAATTAGGCAAACATTATGTTATTAGCtcagttttatttaaaacaaaccgtAACAAAGTTATCATTCAGTATCCTAGTACACTTTCAATCTTAACATCTTCATTTCTATAGTTTAACCCCTACATTGACCTACGAATATACGAAAACTAtggattataaaataaaattacttacgAACATTGCAATGAATGTAACatgtaaagttaaataatttttgttaaaatgtaaaaGTACGATTGTTTTTGTTGAGCACCTTTTAAACAACTGCGAGCTTTGTAAACATGTCGAATGCACTGTTTGAATTCTGAGTTTCAACTGGTCCTGGCGAGCGGGAAAGTGTAGTCGGGCGCAGGTCATCCCGGCAAACGGGATGCGGACATGCGGGTTCCGGGAAAACGGATAGTGTGTCCCCAGCCCAgagccggaactaagggggggcatggggggcatgtgccccgggcggcaaatattaGGGTCAGTGTtgagaagactgcaagtatccgctctaccactctggttctggggtagagcgcctgccttgtgacttgtaggtcccgggttcgcgccccggctcctccaaggcggattgcccagacaaaatggtggcattttctatggtaggaatacaatcccttgtaacaagtcaggctaccatagaaacggtgggtggaacagaaaaaaaccttccaggtggcttccaaatggggagcccgtttcttttcttgggctccccatgcggtggccattccgggggtttctccgggggaacggagttttgcaaaaatatttttttttgttttttagttttgtagcgtgtTAGTCTTTAGTAACTGTCGCATTATCATTCTAAATAAtataaagctcaaacaaaaaaaatttgcttttgaacataaaatatttgaattaagtgtgtatcagtcagtgagtggttgtatacagATGTTGTgcgttcaaccatttatcggtatatatttacttgaagtattattgacggttaaattttagttaaaaatctttgttatgtagtattttagaagttttaatatttataggtacattaattttatccctaaaaatattatttctgtaaaaccacatagttttcaatcaggaagatcgtctttaacatacgcttttatatatatatatatatgtgtgtgtgtgtgtgtgtgtgtaccagtataaatccagatgtaaataaatattctatttatttcaacatgagcaaagcctttgatactttccaacataatcttatgatgggtggtatataatatataatatataaaacattatgtttaatttatcttacaaatagatgcttttcagtcaaatttgcaaatgcaattccATGGTATtgggtgttccgcaaagtagtagtttatcttaACTACTCTTTatgtttaataaatgatattccaactgtaatcagaagatgctgatgaaaaaaaaattgggaaatatgtttgtgaaactattcaacatgatatttcagctgtccggatatGAGTTTCAAGTTATCAAACGTCTcggaattacgatagcatttaatgtataacctttagtcaaaaaactaatttaatttatcAGAATTATCACACAGTAAATgcatgacattaaacgtggtgttctcttttaagaccttcgagttatattgatgccaagcttttttttccaCCAACATGTAAATAATAGGTACTATTAGCAAGACgtaattttaattagaaaataattgaaaatatgcagaaaaagttcttaaattaatatttaaaaatttcaggcatttaaattattttgaatattttacattcctgtataacctatttgcattttatatttattagacgttcgatcagtgatgcactttttattatatacattttattaccatttttgttggttcagttataatgactcggtttggattaataattccaacttgcaattacagaattagtgacactttgaaaaccattagtaactataaaatgtgtaaaaaaattatagtttaactccttttgaataatctacaaatattcattggtaaaacttttgtaatctacatatatattttgtatacaccattttagtttcggtttaagatttttgtaacaaccaaagtaaccaattggttaacatgaactttatctatctgttaattgtgttgtttcgtgtttcgTTTTcctttataggtgctgtaaggcacaaaaaacttaatttcaatttgatctgacagttggccgttttcctcattccgtagaatatataagaaattttggcagaatggaatactaggtaccacatgtattttttttttttttttttaatcgtcgtaataagaatataGTTCtacctataatacatttttggaaacatttctttcttctcgtccgcgatctggaagtGATTTGTTATTACAACTATCACcatcagaagcgctatctgtagccttttaagttaaactaataaacagctagggggttaatagtgctacctagcgacgtattctatgcACTACTTAAAGAGCAAAGCAGATGTACtaattccatggagtgtataaggaaatatggtagaattccaCCTCGTCCTTTGAACATATGGcatatttccgttatggtacttttccgcctttttcgaagaggtcattatggtagtcttccgatatggcagtcttccgtcccCCACTCCAACACATGCACTAGCGGTGGAAGGGGGGAAATAGGTATGTAGCGTAGAATTCTATATGATAGTTTTAACGGCCGGATGGGGTAtaggcaggggagaggtagaaatgacgcagcagtgttGCTACGTAATTCtagtaacgctgcttgtgttttgtCTACTCTTCGGTTACTTATTTTCCCATTATTATCtcttatacaataaaaaaaatacttataatttatctTTATCTATACCTAATACCTAATAAGCCACTTCTGTTGCGTGTCGACTCCAcgcacatacttttttttttatatatttactgcTTGGATCAATTGCTCAACAAGCACTACGTGACCAACATTTCACGTAAGGGTGTGGCACTCAAAGTCCTAGGATATTGGCCGCGCCTCGCGTTCTTCACTTATCTCCACTTCCTCACGGCaaggggtggccacgtctgcatgattgcaTGACAGATCTGCgaagcctttttttttccttcagctaattgttcGGCTcgaccccttcccccctcctcctcctccaccaacTCGCAAACGCTACACGTAATTTATGGACGCCCcccaaatattttgaattaaactgttataatatacgaTTGAAAATGGGACATTAATTTATGGTCTCGCATGTATAAGAAACCTTCCAGAAATTATTTGTCTGGAGTCGTCTCTGGCAAAGCTTCAGATCTACGCGGGTCGGGATTTGAAACCGCTGACCTCTGTGTGTGTGCCGCCTCGCTCTGCTCTGAACGTCAAAACATTTCTCGTGCATGTCTCAGGAGTCAGGGGCTTATCCCGAGATCATGGcacccacattcgattacgggccctggacccccccccccccccccccatccattttacagtcacgtgctacattataattgcatggttatttcttacctacactctttttagaatgttattgaACCTGAAAATacacagggtataattatggttactattttttataagttcaaactaagctttgtttatgaaattattttacagcgagtatgtatatttatttcacacactgagataaaaatgaaaatagttacagaaaaataaaattagctgtaggtgtgtaaaatcttctaaaatttcatccgatgaaaaaataatcatttttttttagtttgtaaaaaattataatagttaaacatttaaaaataaacagggctgggcccaggggtccacccagctaCACCCTTGTGCATGTTCTCTCCGCACCTCTGACCCTCAACTCTGTTAAAAATATGTTGGTAGAGCTCACGATGGAGCCGGGGTCGACAGACTGCGGCTCTTTCCACACGATTTTACGGGCTGTGCAATTTACAGTCACGTCTGAAATTGAAAATTCGTGTTCATTCGCCAGATATAGCTGAGCTTTCGAAAGCGATGCAACGTTTACCTTTACAACTAAGCGATAAATTTTTACAAAGCCCAGGtgatatttttactttaataattaatttaaatgatttaggttttcttgttttGTACACTAGAGCTCTACTAACGATTacaatatttttcacatttacATCTTTTTCTAAGTagtctttatttttaagactttatatCGAGTTTGTGAATAGAATAATTTGATTTTATCTCGTTTTGTTATCATCTTAAAATTCCATGTGGATGCAGAGAAAATACATGAGGCGGCCGATCTCGTTCGAAAGTGTGGCGACCCCTGGCTTAGAGGATCAGGGCGGAGTTCTTCcgcggagaggggggggggggggtaggaggtACTTGTCTGAGGTTCAGCGAGCGAAAGATCAGAGCCGGAAATTGACTCCATACCGTAATATCTTAGACGGAAGCATATGAGGTTAGGAAAAAGTTTAAATAACTACCGTttggtatgaagaaaaaaaaaatttttttcgacgtaaaactgtaaatgttaccaatattaaaaaaaaatatacatcaaCACAAAACTGGACATCACTGCTTAATTTGACAAACGCTGCAGTTGGTTGATCGATAGTGACGGCAGCTTCCCGTTGGCGCGCGCCGGGCTACAGGAGGTCGTCGCTGGTGTAGAGGTTCTTGCGGTAGATGGAGTGCTTCCTGCCGAAGGACACCCCCTTGCTGCGGTAGCCGCCGCCGGCCAGCTGCGGGCTGTACGCCCCGGGGCCCGGCGAGCTGGTCGAGTCGCGGTCCACCGAGTCCTTGGGCGAGATGGAGTACTGGGGCTGCTTCTTCTTGTAGACGTCGAGCGAGACGGGCGAGTAGCAGGGCCCGGGCGAGTCCCTGCTCTGGCCGAGCCCCGGGTTCCCGCGCCCCAGGATGACTGCCGCGCCGGCCACCCGCTTGTGAGGCACCCGGCGCCCCAGGTACGAGGGCAGGCTGTACACCGCCGGACCGGGGGAGACGCGGTACGGGTCGAACTGCGACACGCCGCCGGGCTCGTGCGCCGTCGtcgccgtcgtcgtcgtcgtcgtccgaGACGCCTGGGACGCCGTCCTGGATATCCGCGACGGGGGCTCGGCCCTGCTGCGAACCACCTCCTCCTCATGTTGCGGGTCCCTCGCCTGGTCGCGTCTCGCGAGGTGCTCGCCGCGGCCTTCGCGCACCCTCGGTCGCGGCGGGGGGTTGTTCTTCTTGTCCGCGGTTCCCCCCAGCGACAACCCGGGGAACCTCTGCTCCAGCACGTCTTCTTTGCTGTCCCCCCGCTGGGACTCCCCCGTGCGGCTGCTCTTCCTCTTCAGCTTCTTCATCTTGACCTCGAAGTGCGAGATGCTGCCTATCGTGGACGAGGAAGAGCTGGAGCACAGGGCCTGCGGCGGCCGCTCCGCGACTGCCGGCTCCTTGGGCGCCCTCCGAGTCGCGCCGGCGCCGCGACGCACCTTCCCGTCCTTCGAGGGCACATGTTTGTCTCGCCTCCACTGAGAATACATGTCGGGGAATAACTTTCGGCCAT of the Bacillus rossius redtenbacheri isolate Brsri chromosome 10, Brsri_v3, whole genome shotgun sequence genome contains:
- the LOC134536028 gene encoding uncharacterized protein LOC134536028, whose product is MYSQWRRDKHVPSKDGKVRRGAGATRRAPKEPAVAERPPQALCSSSSSSTIGSISHFEVKMKKLKRKSSRTGESQRGDSKEDVLEQRFPGLSLGGTADKKNNPPPRPRVREGRGEHLARRDQARDPQHEEEVVRSRAEPPSRISRTASQASRTTTTTTATTAHEPGGVSQFDPYRVSPGPAVYSLPSYLGRRVPHKRVAGAAVILGRGNPGLGQSRDSPGPCYSPVSLDVYKKKQPQYSISPKDSVDRDSTSSPGPGAYSPQLAGGGYRSKGVSFGRKHSIYRKNLYTSDDLL